Proteins encoded together in one Bos indicus isolate NIAB-ARS_2022 breed Sahiwal x Tharparkar chromosome 25, NIAB-ARS_B.indTharparkar_mat_pri_1.0, whole genome shotgun sequence window:
- the LOC109578052 gene encoding uncharacterized protein isoform X3, with translation MAAVAVGWTLSPALPCPAAAILTHSGRCWTGWAAMSPFWGALADQCPGGWQLLCGCLTPVGPLANLGWCKGWHFFPTRAVHALGLLAGGGQPCITLHPAWLHPPAFHGPVGHTVSATASENPSLRADRVPCPSAGGGEGGGQLCARQMVVCSSCPAELSGLRGCPAAQAARSLANAAPHPASLGQCSRTSSSKPASSSRSSGPVSSGLVVGWQMLWLLFLTLPGPGGFVPMSLDPNLGREQHGTVGVHDAPPGRWPWQASLRRHSKEREQWEHVCGGFLVHLQWVLTAAHCTGRESRQASAFRVQVGQLRLYDPDRLMKVTEIIPHPDYNHLLSAKGGADIALLRLEAPVTLSPHVQVVSLPPASLRVPEKKMCWVTGWGDVRLGEQTCVHNPDKRRR, from the exons ATGGCCGCAGTGGCTGTGGGCTGGACCCTGAGCCCCGCTCTCCCCTGTCCTGCAGCTGCCATCCTCACACACAGTGGACGGTGCTGGAcagggtgggctgccatgtccccCTTCTGGGGAGCACTTGCTGACCAGTGTCCGGGGGGCTGGCAGCTCCTTTGTGGCTGCCTCACTCCCGTCGGCCCCCTGGCTAATCTAGGGTGGTGTAAGGGCTGGCATTTTTTCCCCACGAGGGCTGTGCATGCCCTGGGCCTCCTTGCGGGCGGTGGTCAGCCCTGCATCACCCTCCACCCAGCCTGGCTCCATCCACCTGCCTTCCACGGCCCAGTGGGTCACACTGTCTCAGCAACAGCTTCTGAGAACCCCAGCCTCAGAGCAGACAGGGTGCCATGTCCCTCCGCTGGTGGTGGTGAGGGTGGCGGCCAGCTGTGCGCCAGGCAGATGGTGGTGTGCTCCAGCTGCCCCGCCGAGCTCAGTGGCCTCAGGGGCTGCCCCGCGGCTCAAGCGGCCCGGTCACTGGCGAATGCTGCCCCTCATCCTGCCAGCCTGGGCCAGTGTTCCAGGACTTCATCCAGCAAGCCTGCATCCTCTTCACGTTCTTCTGGGCCTGTTTCCTCCGGCCTGGTTGTGGGTTGGCAG ATGCTGTGGCTGCTCTTCCTGACCCTTCCGGGCCCGGGGGGCTTCGTGCCTATGTCCCTCG ATCCCAACCTGGGGAGGGAGCAGCATGGCACAGTGGGGGTGCACGATGCCCCTCCCGGCCGGTGGCCATGGCAGGCCAGCCTCAGAAGGCACAGCAAGGAGCGTGAGCAGTGGGAGCACGTGTGCGGGGGCTTCCTCGTTCACCTGCAGTGGGTGCTCACCGCGGCCCACTGCACTGGACG GGAAAGCCGGCAGGCTTCTGCCTTCAGGGTGCAAGTCGGGCAGCTGAGGCTCTATGACCCAGACCGGCTGATGAAGGTGACTGAGATCATCCCACACCCTGATTACAACCACCTCCTGTCTGCCAAAGGGGGTGCGGACATCGCCCTGCTGAGACTGGAGGCCCCTGTGACCCTCTCCCCTCACGTCCAGGTggtctccctcccacctgcctcactGAGGGTCCCCGAAAAGAAGATGTGCTGGGTGACCGGCTGGGGTGACGTCAGACTCGGAG AACAGACATGTGTGCACAACCCCGATAAGAGAAGACGTTGA
- the LOC109578052 gene encoding uncharacterized protein isoform X4 — MAAVAVGWTLSPALPCPAAAILTHSGRCWTGWAAMSPFWGALADQCPGGWQLLCGCLTPVGPLANLGWCKGWHFFPTRAVHALGLLAGGGQPCITLHPAWLHPPAFHGPVGHTVSATASENPSLRADRVPCPSAGGGEGGGQLCARQMVVCSSCPAELSGLRGCPAAQAARSLANAAPHPASLGQCSRTSSSKPASSSRSSGPVSSGLVVGWQMLWLLFLTLPGPGGFVPMSLDPNLGREQHGTVGVHDAPPGRWPWQASLRRHSKEREQWEHVCGGFLVHLQWVLTAAHCTGRESRQASAFRVQVGQLRLYDPDRLMKVVSLPPASLRVPEKKMCWVTGWGDVRLGEQTCVHNPDKRRR; from the exons ATGGCCGCAGTGGCTGTGGGCTGGACCCTGAGCCCCGCTCTCCCCTGTCCTGCAGCTGCCATCCTCACACACAGTGGACGGTGCTGGAcagggtgggctgccatgtccccCTTCTGGGGAGCACTTGCTGACCAGTGTCCGGGGGGCTGGCAGCTCCTTTGTGGCTGCCTCACTCCCGTCGGCCCCCTGGCTAATCTAGGGTGGTGTAAGGGCTGGCATTTTTTCCCCACGAGGGCTGTGCATGCCCTGGGCCTCCTTGCGGGCGGTGGTCAGCCCTGCATCACCCTCCACCCAGCCTGGCTCCATCCACCTGCCTTCCACGGCCCAGTGGGTCACACTGTCTCAGCAACAGCTTCTGAGAACCCCAGCCTCAGAGCAGACAGGGTGCCATGTCCCTCCGCTGGTGGTGGTGAGGGTGGCGGCCAGCTGTGCGCCAGGCAGATGGTGGTGTGCTCCAGCTGCCCCGCCGAGCTCAGTGGCCTCAGGGGCTGCCCCGCGGCTCAAGCGGCCCGGTCACTGGCGAATGCTGCCCCTCATCCTGCCAGCCTGGGCCAGTGTTCCAGGACTTCATCCAGCAAGCCTGCATCCTCTTCACGTTCTTCTGGGCCTGTTTCCTCCGGCCTGGTTGTGGGTTGGCAG ATGCTGTGGCTGCTCTTCCTGACCCTTCCGGGCCCGGGGGGCTTCGTGCCTATGTCCCTCG ATCCCAACCTGGGGAGGGAGCAGCATGGCACAGTGGGGGTGCACGATGCCCCTCCCGGCCGGTGGCCATGGCAGGCCAGCCTCAGAAGGCACAGCAAGGAGCGTGAGCAGTGGGAGCACGTGTGCGGGGGCTTCCTCGTTCACCTGCAGTGGGTGCTCACCGCGGCCCACTGCACTGGACG GGAAAGCCGGCAGGCTTCTGCCTTCAGGGTGCAAGTCGGGCAGCTGAGGCTCTATGACCCAGACCGGCTGATGAAG GTggtctccctcccacctgcctcactGAGGGTCCCCGAAAAGAAGATGTGCTGGGTGACCGGCTGGGGTGACGTCAGACTCGGAG AACAGACATGTGTGCACAACCCCGATAAGAGAAGACGTTGA
- the LOC109578052 gene encoding uncharacterized protein isoform X2 produces the protein MAAVAVGWTLSPALPCPAAAILTHSGRCWTGWAAMSPFWGALADQCPGGWQLLCGCLTPVGPLANLGWCKGWHFFPTRAVHALGLLAGGGQPCITLHPAWLHPPAFHGPVGHTVSATASENPSLRADRVPCPSAGGGEGGGQLCARQMVVCSSCPAELSGLRGCPAAQAARSLANAAPHPASLGQCSRTSSSKPASSSRSSGPVSSGLVVGWQMLWLLFLTLPGPGGFVPMSLDPNLGREQHGTVGVHDAPPGRWPWQASLRRHSKEREQWEHVCGGFLVHLQWVLTAAHCTGRESRQASAFRVQVGQLRLYDPDRLMKVVSLPPASLRVPEKKMCWVTGWGDVRLGGPLRPPHHLQEVEVPVVGNEVCNRHYQNSSADAARQIFKDDMLCAGSEGRDSCQVGPRPAPSSRPSSPTRGHCRALRAASPAG, from the exons ATGGCCGCAGTGGCTGTGGGCTGGACCCTGAGCCCCGCTCTCCCCTGTCCTGCAGCTGCCATCCTCACACACAGTGGACGGTGCTGGAcagggtgggctgccatgtccccCTTCTGGGGAGCACTTGCTGACCAGTGTCCGGGGGGCTGGCAGCTCCTTTGTGGCTGCCTCACTCCCGTCGGCCCCCTGGCTAATCTAGGGTGGTGTAAGGGCTGGCATTTTTTCCCCACGAGGGCTGTGCATGCCCTGGGCCTCCTTGCGGGCGGTGGTCAGCCCTGCATCACCCTCCACCCAGCCTGGCTCCATCCACCTGCCTTCCACGGCCCAGTGGGTCACACTGTCTCAGCAACAGCTTCTGAGAACCCCAGCCTCAGAGCAGACAGGGTGCCATGTCCCTCCGCTGGTGGTGGTGAGGGTGGCGGCCAGCTGTGCGCCAGGCAGATGGTGGTGTGCTCCAGCTGCCCCGCCGAGCTCAGTGGCCTCAGGGGCTGCCCCGCGGCTCAAGCGGCCCGGTCACTGGCGAATGCTGCCCCTCATCCTGCCAGCCTGGGCCAGTGTTCCAGGACTTCATCCAGCAAGCCTGCATCCTCTTCACGTTCTTCTGGGCCTGTTTCCTCCGGCCTGGTTGTGGGTTGGCAG ATGCTGTGGCTGCTCTTCCTGACCCTTCCGGGCCCGGGGGGCTTCGTGCCTATGTCCCTCG ATCCCAACCTGGGGAGGGAGCAGCATGGCACAGTGGGGGTGCACGATGCCCCTCCCGGCCGGTGGCCATGGCAGGCCAGCCTCAGAAGGCACAGCAAGGAGCGTGAGCAGTGGGAGCACGTGTGCGGGGGCTTCCTCGTTCACCTGCAGTGGGTGCTCACCGCGGCCCACTGCACTGGACG GGAAAGCCGGCAGGCTTCTGCCTTCAGGGTGCAAGTCGGGCAGCTGAGGCTCTATGACCCAGACCGGCTGATGAAG GTggtctccctcccacctgcctcactGAGGGTCCCCGAAAAGAAGATGTGCTGGGTGACCGGCTGGGGTGACGTCAGACTCGGAG GGCCGCTGCGCCCACCCCACCACCTGCAGGAGGTGGAGGTGCCCGTCGTGGGGAATGAGGTCTGTAACCGGCACTATCAGAACTCCTCTGCAGACGCCGCCCGTCAGATCTTCAAGGACGACATGTTGTGTGCGGGCAGCGAGGGCCGGGACTCCTGCCAGGTGGGACCCAGGCCCGCTCCATCCTCCCGCCCCTCCTCGCCCACGAGGGGGCACTGCAGGGCTCTGAGGGCCGCCTCTCCCGCAGGGTGA
- the LOC109578052 gene encoding putative serine protease 29 isoform X1 codes for MAAVAVGWTLSPALPCPAAAILTHSGRCWTGWAAMSPFWGALADQCPGGWQLLCGCLTPVGPLANLGWCKGWHFFPTRAVHALGLLAGGGQPCITLHPAWLHPPAFHGPVGHTVSATASENPSLRADRVPCPSAGGGEGGGQLCARQMVVCSSCPAELSGLRGCPAAQAARSLANAAPHPASLGQCSRTSSSKPASSSRSSGPVSSGLVVGWQMLWLLFLTLPGPGGFVPMSLDPNLGREQHGTVGVHDAPPGRWPWQASLRRHSKEREQWEHVCGGFLVHLQWVLTAAHCTGRESRQASAFRVQVGQLRLYDPDRLMKVTEIIPHPDYNHLLSAKGGADIALLRLEAPVTLSPHVQVVSLPPASLRVPEKKMCWVTGWGDVRLGGPLRPPHHLQEVEVPVVGNEVCNRHYQNSSADAARQIFKDDMLCAGSEGRDSCQVGPRPAPSSRPSSPTRGHCRALRAASPAG; via the exons ATGGCCGCAGTGGCTGTGGGCTGGACCCTGAGCCCCGCTCTCCCCTGTCCTGCAGCTGCCATCCTCACACACAGTGGACGGTGCTGGAcagggtgggctgccatgtccccCTTCTGGGGAGCACTTGCTGACCAGTGTCCGGGGGGCTGGCAGCTCCTTTGTGGCTGCCTCACTCCCGTCGGCCCCCTGGCTAATCTAGGGTGGTGTAAGGGCTGGCATTTTTTCCCCACGAGGGCTGTGCATGCCCTGGGCCTCCTTGCGGGCGGTGGTCAGCCCTGCATCACCCTCCACCCAGCCTGGCTCCATCCACCTGCCTTCCACGGCCCAGTGGGTCACACTGTCTCAGCAACAGCTTCTGAGAACCCCAGCCTCAGAGCAGACAGGGTGCCATGTCCCTCCGCTGGTGGTGGTGAGGGTGGCGGCCAGCTGTGCGCCAGGCAGATGGTGGTGTGCTCCAGCTGCCCCGCCGAGCTCAGTGGCCTCAGGGGCTGCCCCGCGGCTCAAGCGGCCCGGTCACTGGCGAATGCTGCCCCTCATCCTGCCAGCCTGGGCCAGTGTTCCAGGACTTCATCCAGCAAGCCTGCATCCTCTTCACGTTCTTCTGGGCCTGTTTCCTCCGGCCTGGTTGTGGGTTGGCAG ATGCTGTGGCTGCTCTTCCTGACCCTTCCGGGCCCGGGGGGCTTCGTGCCTATGTCCCTCG ATCCCAACCTGGGGAGGGAGCAGCATGGCACAGTGGGGGTGCACGATGCCCCTCCCGGCCGGTGGCCATGGCAGGCCAGCCTCAGAAGGCACAGCAAGGAGCGTGAGCAGTGGGAGCACGTGTGCGGGGGCTTCCTCGTTCACCTGCAGTGGGTGCTCACCGCGGCCCACTGCACTGGACG GGAAAGCCGGCAGGCTTCTGCCTTCAGGGTGCAAGTCGGGCAGCTGAGGCTCTATGACCCAGACCGGCTGATGAAGGTGACTGAGATCATCCCACACCCTGATTACAACCACCTCCTGTCTGCCAAAGGGGGTGCGGACATCGCCCTGCTGAGACTGGAGGCCCCTGTGACCCTCTCCCCTCACGTCCAGGTggtctccctcccacctgcctcactGAGGGTCCCCGAAAAGAAGATGTGCTGGGTGACCGGCTGGGGTGACGTCAGACTCGGAG GGCCGCTGCGCCCACCCCACCACCTGCAGGAGGTGGAGGTGCCCGTCGTGGGGAATGAGGTCTGTAACCGGCACTATCAGAACTCCTCTGCAGACGCCGCCCGTCAGATCTTCAAGGACGACATGTTGTGTGCGGGCAGCGAGGGCCGGGACTCCTGCCAGGTGGGACCCAGGCCCGCTCCATCCTCCCGCCCCTCCTCGCCCACGAGGGGGCACTGCAGGGCTCTGAGGGCCGCCTCTCCCGCAGGGTGA